A genomic stretch from Anoplopoma fimbria isolate UVic2021 breed Golden Eagle Sablefish chromosome 8, Afim_UVic_2022, whole genome shotgun sequence includes:
- the gabra5 gene encoding gamma-aminobutyric acid receptor subunit alpha-5 produces the protein MGDGMCYSSAMRRLWVCVLLLSVTCRLSLSQDVTGTPKEAELNDNITIFTRILDGLLDGYDNRLRPGLGEKVTEIKTNIFVTSFGPVSDTEMEYTIDVFFRQSWKDERLCFKGPMEMLPLNNLLASNIWTPDTFFLNGKKSIAHNMTTPNKLLRLKDDGTLLYTMRLTISAECPMQLEDFPMDAHACPLKFGSYAYPVSEVVYTWTQGAAKSVVVAEEGSRLNQYHLIGQTAGTEDIYTSRGQYTVMMAHFYLKRKIGYFVIQTYMPCFMTVILSQVSFWLNRESVPARTVFGVTTVLTMTTLSISARNSLPKVAYATAMDWFIAVCYAFVFSALIEFATVNYFTKRSWAWDGKKAMEAQQPKKKDPLALSKKPNNTCPSGVNYTTNLTKDASISTISNSTAVQLKPSETKAPDPKKTYNSVSKIDKMSRIVFPVLFGTFNLVYWATYLNREPVIKGAV, from the exons ATGGGCGATGGAATGTGTTACAGCTCTGCAATGAGACGTCTGTGGGTCTGTGTCTTGCTTTTGAGCGTCACCTGCCGTCTGAG CCTCTCCCAGGATGTAACGGGAACTCCCAAAGAGGCCGAACTGAATGACAACATCACCATCTTCACCCGCATCCTGGACGGACTGCTGGACGGGTATGACAACAGACTGCGCCCGGGACTGGGAG AGAAGGTTACGGAGATCAAAACCAACATCTTTGTCACAAGCTTTGGTCCGGTCTCCGACACTGAAATG GAATACACTATTGACGTGTTCTTCCGTCAGAGCTGGAAAGATGAACGACTTTGCTTTAAAGGCCCGATGGAGATGCTTCCTCTGAATAACCTCCTGGCCAGTAACATCTGGACTCCGGACACCTTCTTCCTCAACGGGAAGAAATCCATCGCTCACAATATGACCACTCCGAACAAGCTGCTGCGGCTGAAAGACGACGGGACGCTGCTCTACACCATGAG ACTGACCATCTCAGCAGAGTGTCCCATGCAGCTGGAGGACTTCCCGATGGACGCCCACGCTTGTCCCCTCAAATTTGGAAGCT ATGCGTATCCGGTCTCGGAGGTGGTCTACACCTGGACTCAGGGAGCAGCAAAGTCAGTGGTGGTGGCTGAGGAAGGCTCCCGACTCAACCAATACCACCTGATCGGTCAGACTGCTGGGACAGAAGACATCTACACCAGCAGAG GTCAATACACCGTGATGATGGCTCACTTCTACCTGAAGAGGAAGATCGGATACTTTGTCATCCAGACCTACATGCCTTGCTTCATGACTGTCATCCTGTCGCAGGTTTCCTTTTGGCTCAACCGGGAGTCTGTGCCGGCACGGACCGTCTTTG GTGTGACCACCGTGCTCACCATGACCACTCTAAGCATCAGTGCTCGTAACTCGCTGCCTAAAGTGGCCTACGCCACCGCCATGGACTGGTTCATCGCCGTCTGCTACGCCTTCGTCTTCTCCGCGCTCATCGAGTTCGCCACGGTCAACTACTTCACCAAGAGGAGCTGGGCCTGGGATGGGAAGAAGGCGATGGAGGCCCAACAGCCCAag AAGAAGGACCCTTTGGCTCTTTCTAAAAAGCCGAACAACACCTGTCCGTCCGGCGTGAATTACACGACCAACCTCACGAAGGACGCGTCCATCTCCACCATTTCCAACAGCACGGCGGTTCAGCTCAAACCCTCTGAAACCAAGGCCCCGGACCCCAAAAAGACTTACAACAGTGTGAGCAAGATCGACAAGATGTCCAGAATCGTGTTCCCGGTGCTGTTTGGGACCTTCAACCTGGTGTACTGGGCCACGTATCTCAATAGGGAACCAGTGATCAAAGGAGCTGTTTAA